A single genomic interval of Pyrus communis chromosome 5, drPyrComm1.1, whole genome shotgun sequence harbors:
- the LOC137733710 gene encoding zinc finger A20 and AN1 domain-containing stress-associated protein 5-like, protein MAQRAEKEETEFKVPETLTHCVNNCGVTGNPSTNNMCQKCFNAASAAATTSSSSSSAAILKFSAEKSPRSTSSFSFEAPAETFRKTTALEIARSDESPNRRVVNRCSGCRRKVGLTGFRCRCGDLFCSEHRYSDRHVCSYDYKAAGREAIARENPVVKAAKIVRV, encoded by the coding sequence atGGCACAGAGAGCCGAGAAGGAAGAGACGGAGTTCAAGGTCCCCGAAACTCTAACGCACTGCGTCAACAACTGCGGCGTCACCGGTAATCCCTCCACCAACAACATGTGCCAGAAGTGCTTCAACGCCGCATCGGCCGCCGCCACCACCTCATCGTCGTCTTCGTCCGCGGCGATTTTGAAGTTCTCTGCAGAGAAAAGTCCGAGATCTACCTCATCCTTCAGCTTCGAGGCCCCGGCCGAGACCTTCCGGAAGACGACGGCGTTGGAGATCGCGAGATCGGACGAATCGCCGAATAGGCGCGTGGTCAATCGGTGCTCCGGATGCCGGAGAAAGGTCGGGTTGACCGGATTCCGGTGCCGGTGCGGCGATCTCTTCTGCTCCGAGCACCGGTACTCCGACCGCCATGTGTGCAGCTACGACTACAAGGCCGCCGGTCGCGAGGCCATCGCGAGAGAAAACCCCGTGGTCAAGGCCGCGAAGATCGTCCGGGTCTGA
- the LOC137733711 gene encoding sm-like protein LSM7: MSGRKETVLDLAKFVDKGVQVKLTGGRQVTGTLKGYDQLLNLVLDEAVEFLRDSDDPLKTTDQTRRLGLIVCRGTAVMLVSPTDGTDEIANPFSQPDGA; this comes from the exons ATG TCAGGGAGGAAAGAAACAGTTTTGGACCTGGCCAAGTTTGTGGACAAAGGTGTCCAAGTCAAGCTCACCGGCGGCAGACAAG TGACAGGGACTCTGAAAGGATATGACCAGTTGTTAAACCTTGTCCTAGATGAAGCAGTGGAGTTTCTAAGAG ATTCTGATGATCCATTGAAGACCACTGATCAGACCAGGCGCCTTGGCCTCATA GTTTGTAGGGGAACCGCTGTAATGCTTGTGTCGCCGACAGATGGTACAGATGAGATCGCCAACCCTTTTAGCCAGCCAGATGGTGCCTAA
- the LOC137733490 gene encoding uncharacterized mitochondrial protein AtMg00310-like: MKGIEGIQLNRNGPAISHLFFADDTLIFLKAEKDSCRNLVRLIDEYCSASGQQVNLHKPNVLFGRNVPACLANELTCILGMDKVDDPWGVPGCPGKEVLIKAVAQAIPEYPMNLFKFPITFCKELDVIIADFWWGQKEGEHRIHWVSKEKLCLSKANGGLGFINFVDFNDALLAKQCWRLISEPNSKWAEVLKARYFPNCSFLDAEKGGRALLAWSSLLAGRDILLGGAHW, translated from the exons ATGAAAGGAATTGAAGGGATACAATTGAACCGCAACGGTCCGGCcatttctcatttattttttgCGGATGATACTCTCATTTTTCTGAAGGCGGAGAAGGATAGTTGCCGAAATCTAGTCCGCTTAATTGATGAGTATTGCTCTGCATCGGGCCAACAAGTTAACTTACATAAGCCAAATGTGTTATTCGGCCGTAATGTTCCTGCATGTTTGGCGAATGAGTTAACATGTATTTTGGGAATGGACAAGGTTGATGACCCATGGGGTGTACCTGGGTGTCCCG GGAAAGAGGTTTTGATCAAGGCGGTGGCACAAGCTATTCCGGAATATCCTATGAACCTTTTCAAATTCCCCATAACTTTCTGCAAGGAGCTTGATGTTATTATAGCTGACTTTTGGTGGGGACAAAAAGAGGGAGAACATAGGATCCATTGGGTCTCCAAAGAGAAACTGTGCCTTTCTAAAGCCAATGGTGGGCTTGGGTTCATAAATTTTGTGGACTTTAATGACGCTCTACTGGCAAAGCAATGCTGGAGATTAATTTCTGAACCGAATTCCAAGTGGGCAGAGGTGCTTAAAGCACGATACTTCCCCAATTGTTCGTTCCTGGATGCAGAAAAAGGTGGCAGAGCGTTGTTGGCTTGGTCTAGCCTATTAGCCGGTAGAGACATATTACTTGGAGGAGCACATTGGTAG